One Drosophila subpulchrella strain 33 F10 #4 breed RU33 chromosome 2R, RU_Dsub_v1.1 Primary Assembly, whole genome shotgun sequence genomic window, ATTTTGATATGCCTAGCTTTAACTAAAGATATTGGTTTATGTTTACGCTTATGCTAAGGGAAGCTTAATATGACTTAGTTGTGTGAAAGCACTTTACGACGTGGCACGTTTCTAGGGTGATTAAGTCGTTTTGAGTATGTCAATAAGTAAATCGTCTATGCATACAGCAtactaataaatatttacagccCTGTGTATTCGCCGGAATGTGTCGTTAGATTAACCATTGTTGACTTGGAACCGCACCGACTTTGTCGCCTGTTACTTGACCTTTTGCTGTAGCAGACGCTGCTCGTTAAGACGCTGATTGATGCGTCGCGTGTTGGCCATGGAGCGGATGATGGTCCACAGGGCCAGGGACCAGCCGAGCAGAATGGTGGCGCACAGCACCGGGCCGTAGGCGGTCGCCTGGCCCACCGGTATCTCGGCACGTAGTGGCGTCTTCAGCTGGCAGTCCACGTGCACCCGCCTCCAGTTGCAGCGCTCCAGATTCGCCATGGTCGTCGGCTGGCCATCCTTGACGACGTTCTCATCAAAGCGGCTTTCCGCCGCATTCAGGCAGTATAGCTTATCGGGCCGGGCAACCAACTCGTTCTCGATTAGCTCACTATCGGCCATCGGGCAGTTCAGATAGAGCTCCGGCAGGGGGATGGCCACCGTGGCAGCCGACCTGAGGGGATTACATGGTGTTATTCTGGTgtgaaaatgcaattcaacaTTCAAGATCACCGCACCGCTTATCACTGGGGGCATGGTAGCGAAAATGCACTGGCAAAGCCAGCGTCTCCGTAATCTTGGGTGTACCGCGCAGTAAAACGGAGAAGGGCTGCGCCCGTTCCGTGGCCACTTCAATGTTGACGAACTTCGGGTAGACGGCACTCAACTAAAAAGGCACAATGTTATGGACGGTCCTTGTAAGTTAATCTTCCCGATAACGCACCCTCTTCAAACGCTGCAGGTCGTCCAGTTCGTCCGTGCTTATGTAAACAGATGCGGGAAATGCCTGGAGCAGCGCGTACTCGCAACCCTTGCCCACCAGTGGATAGTCGAATCGCAGGCGGTACGTGAGGGACCTGTAAGAACAATTCTCACTTTAATTTAACAAATTCAAAGAGCACTCTCCTGGCAAAAACCTGTGCATGCCGGctttgtccatttccacttGAATAATGGGTGGTTCCACCACATAGCAGTAGCCCACTCCTCCCGTTAATgccaaaaccaaaataaacaataaacacTTGTCGTTTACCCTGGAAAACATTTGTATAGCCTAGTTAAACTTAAAAACTTCCGatgaaaaattgtaaataaaaacatttgggTTAGGGTTGTCAATGCACTTCAATTTATTCAGCGTTGCCACATCGATTACACACTACAAAGGCGCTTAATTTCAAAAATGCTTATCAGGAGTTCCTTTCCTTATACATAGCGGATCCTTGTCGCGCTAATTTATCGGCCATTTCGTTGCCCTCTATGCCCTTGTGAGCCTCCACGTAGTTCTAGGAATTCCGAAATAAAGTTAAGCAAAATGTTGCAAGGTATTTTACTAATTTACCCACCCATTTTACTGATATATTGTTGTCCTGGAGCAGCTTATCCAATTCTTTGAAGTCAACTACGTTCTTCACAGGCTGATTGTTCTTCAGCTTCCAGTCTCTTTTCTTCCAACCCGCTACCCAAAGGGTTATGGAGTTGATCAGGAACTGGGAGTCAGTGCTGATGCACAGTTTCTGGATTCCCAAATCCAGGGCGGTTTTTATGGCATAAATTGCGGCCTGTATTTCACCGACATTGTTGGTGACGCGGCCTTCCACGGGCTTGGCTGCATTTCTTTAAGGGTTTAGTGGTTATATAGCATTAATTTCGACTTACATTAACCACTTACAGCTGGTGATTCTTGCCGAAATAAACGCCATAGCCGGCACTGGCTCCAGGACGCCCATTTCCTATGCAAGAGCCATCTGTGTACACAATCACATAGCCCTCGGCGTCGATTTCGAACTGAAAGGCACCCACCTGCTTGAGAGCCGTGGCTTCAGATACGTGAGATGCATGTCGTGGGATCTTATTTCTAGTACCGCTAGAGTCGTTGCCTTTTCGCTTGCGATTGAGGATGTCTGCCTGAAAATGGGTACATATGTTTAGTGTGGTCTACGGGAGGCACTTTGATCACCTACCAAACTGCCACTGCTAGATGATGGCTTTGGATCTCCTTCCACTTCGTTCATGGCAGCATTCTAAAAGTAGAGACGGTCAGGGATTGCATATTTCACACTTGTATATTCTCCTGCTCACCAGCTCATCTTCAATCAGGTCGTGATCCTCTTCGGGCCAGGCCTCTGTGTACTTGGGCTTCTCGATCCTATCGATCCTTTCCTTCCAACTAGCCGGAGCTGCCTGCTTCTGGCCCAGGGGCACCGCCGCATCCTGTGGAGCATACAGCGGTTTACAGCCATTGACGAACTGCTCCGCCTCCTGGCGCGTGTTGAACTTCTTGTACTTGGCGTTCTTGAAGCCCTTGACCTGCTCCTCGCACTCCGCCCAAGAGCCGTATACTCCTGCCCTCCGACCACTGGCTACGGCGTAGAAGGCCATCGTGCAGCGTTGGAGGCTCCACGAAAAATACCGGGGAAGTAGCATATTTCAATGGCGTCGTCTATCGAAACATATGTGGCATGGCCTTGCCGGATGGGCGAATGTAAACAAACCCCCGGGAGTTGCCAGATCAGTCCATTCGCggtggaaaaaaaaacaacttgCCGGTTTTCCAGAAAGTTTTTCATAAAGAAACATGTACCAACCGCCTTTACCGCCGCCGCCTGTCcagcctcctcctccgcctcctccACCCCCGCCCGAGTCAGACGATGCCCTGTCTCCGCCGGGAGTCGGTGTGGCCTCGCACACTTACTTGTCCAATGAAACGCAAGCTCAGGATTACGTGTATCCGGCGGCATCGACTCTTCACGCCGGCCCCATCCCCAGCTACGATCCCTACCAGCAGCAGGCGACTTACGGATACGATGGCTATGCTTACCAGGACCCAGCACAGAAGTTCTATGGACAGGAGTCCGCCTACCAGGCACCAGGAACATCCTATCCCCACGAGAGTTACAAGTACCCAGAGCGCTATCCCGCATACGCCTCCAACTACCGACAATCATCGGAAAGGGAGAGGTACAGTTCCTATGGCTCCAGCCAAGGCTACCACCATTATCCAGGCTACAGCTCGGGAAAGCGTTATGAGCAGCGACATGGCCAGGAACACCGACATCAGCAAGAGCCCCGATATGCTCACGAATCACGACATGGACATGGACACTATGCCCACAGGCCACCAAAGGGATCCCACCATGGCTACTATGGATCTGGAAGGGGTGCAGGCAGCGAGGATTACCCGCAGCGCAACTATCGCGAGAGGGAGAGAAGCGAGCCCGTAGAGAAGCCCAGACCAAAGCCCAAAGTGGAGACCGAAAGGGACCGCCTCCTGCGGCAGTGGTGCTCCAACTTCTGCGAGAAACCCGAGGATTATGTCAAGAAGATGAACGCCCTCAGCGAGGCGGATGCACCGGCCGAATCCTGGGTGCGATCCTCGCCAGCTGAGCCCTACTACGAGCGCACCAAGAGCGAGAACGAGGTCAAGGGTCGCGTGCGGCTGCAGAAGCTGTGCAACCTGTTCGACGAGGAGCTGCTGCAGAGAGCGGAGCGGGTACGCCAGAAGCTGCCCGTTTACGTGCCGCCTCCGAGGAAGGCGCGCCGGCGTGTCTGCAAGCATAAACACAAGTCAGAGGCCTGCTCATCCTCCTCTTCCTCTGACGAGGACTCCGACGACGACGCCTTTAAGATCGAGCAAGACTGCTGCATGGAGGAGTTGTCACGCAAGGTGCAGCATCCGCAGAGGGTTCACGCAGATCTCTGGCACAACGATGCCGGTGAGATGAACGACGGTCCTTTGTGCCGTTGCTCGGCCAAGTCTCGGCGCATTGGGATCCGCCATGGCATCTATCCGGGCGAAACTGGCTACAAGTTGTGCGACCCAAACAGCAACAATGCCGGAAAGCTTTTCCACTACAGGATCAGTATCtcgccgcccacaaactttctGACCAAGACACCCACCATCATCAAGCATGATGAGCACGAGTTCCTGTTCGAGGGCTTCTCGCTTCTCTCGCACGTGCGTCTCACCGATCTACCAGTGTGTAAAGTGATCCGTTTCAACATCGAGTATACCATTGAGTACGAGGAAGAGAAAATGCCGGAGAACTTTACGATCCACGAGTTGGATCTTTTTTGTAAGTAAAACTAAAAACTGCTTAATATTATCTATACCCAGTGCTTGATTTCAGTCAAATACCTGTTCCATGAACTGCTGGAGCTGGTGGATTTTAATCTGATGCCTAATGTGGTGTCTGGCAGCGCCGAGGAATCCTGCCCGGCATTCCACTTCCTACCGCGTTTCGTCCGCGATCTTCCAGATAATGGAAAGGAGGTTCTGGCCATGGTCGAGGTACTCCGCTACCTCCTGGATAATTCCGCCCAGCTAGTGGAACGGCAGCAGCTTCTGCACCTGAACCAGATTAGTCAAAGCGAGTGGCAGAACTACGTGGACTTCATCAAGGGAATGCTGGTCACAAAGCCGGGACACAAGCCGTGCTCCCTGCGCGTAGATCAATTGGACAGGAACAACTCCGATCTACCGGAGTGCGTGGATCGCGAGACTGGAATCTCGCATCCCGCAATTGTGCACTTCGGTATTCGTCCGCCACAGCTAAGCTACGCGGGCAATCCGGAGTACCAGAAGGCGTGGCGGGAGTACGTCAAGTTCCGGCATCTGATGGCCAATATGTCAAAGCCCTCGTTCAAGGATAAGCGCAAGCTGGAGGAGAAGGAGCAACGCCTTCAGGAGATGCGTACGCAGGGACGTATGAAGCGCAACATCACGGTGGCCATCAGCTCAGAGGGATTCTATCGCACGGGAATTATGTGCGATGTGGTGCAGCACGCCATGCTGGTTCCTGTCCTAACAGGTCACCTCCGCTTCCATAAGTCACTGGACCTGCTAGAGGAGAGCATTGGTTATAGCTTCAAAAATCGCTATTTGCTTCAGTTGGCGCTGACGCATCCCTCCTACAAGGAGAACTACGGCACCAATCCGGATCATGCCCGCAACTCGCTAACCAACTGCGGCATCCGGCAACCGGAATACGGAGATCGTAAGATCCACTACATGAACACCCGCAAGCGAGGAATCAACACATTAGTAAGCATCATGTCCCGGTTTGGCAAGGATCACGAAACTGTTTCCAATATCACACACAACGAGAGGCTGGAATTCCTCGGCGATGCTGTTGTTGAGTTCTTGAGCTCGATCCATCTCTTCTTCATGTTCCCGGAACTGGAGGAGGGTGGCTTGGCCACATATCGGGCAGCGATTGTCCAGAACCAGCACCTGGCCCTGCTGGCCAAGAAGCTGCAACTGGAAGAGTTCATGCTGTATGCCCACGGGTCCGATCTGTGCCACGAGCTGGAACTGCGCCACGCCATGGCCAATTGCTTTGAAGCACTTATGGGTGCCCTTCTCCTGGATGGTGGGATCAAGGTGGCGGATGAGGTGTTTACGGATGCACTTTTTCGGCAGGACGACAAGCTGTTAAGTATCTGGAAAAACCTGCCGGAGCATCCGTTGCAGGAACAGGAGCCCCTAGGCGATCGCAACTGCATTGATTCCTATCGAGTGCTTAAGGAGCTC contains:
- the LOC119552124 gene encoding phosphatidylinositol-glycan biosynthesis class X protein; this encodes MFSRVNDKCLLFILVLALTGGVGYCYVVEPPIIQVEMDKAGMHRSLTYRLRFDYPLVGKGCEYALLQAFPASVYISTDELDDLQRLKRLSAVYPKFVNIEVATERAQPFSVLLRGTPKITETLALPVHFRYHAPSDKRSAATVAIPLPELYLNCPMADSELIENELVARPDKLYCLNAAESRFDENVVKDGQPTTMANLERCNWRRVHVDCQLKTPLRAEIPVGQATAYGPVLCATILLGWSLALWTIIRSMANTRRINQRLNEQRLLQQKVK
- the LOC119552123 gene encoding ribonuclease H1, with the protein product MLLPRYFSWSLQRCTMAFYAVASGRRAGVYGSWAECEEQVKGFKNAKYKKFNTRQEAEQFVNGCKPLYAPQDAAVPLGQKQAAPASWKERIDRIEKPKYTEAWPEEDHDLIEDELNAAMNEVEGDPKPSSSSGSLADILNRKRKGNDSSGTRNKIPRHASHVSEATALKQVGAFQFEIDAEGYVIVYTDGSCIGNGRPGASAGYGVYFGKNHQLNAAKPVEGRVTNNVGEIQAAIYAIKTALDLGIQKLCISTDSQFLINSITLWVAGWKKRDWKLKNNQPVKNVVDFKELDKLLQDNNISVKWNYVEAHKGIEGNEMADKLARQGSAMYKERNS
- the LOC119552120 gene encoding ribonuclease 3, which encodes MYQPPLPPPPVQPPPPPPPPPPESDDALSPPGVGVASHTYLSNETQAQDYVYPAASTLHAGPIPSYDPYQQQATYGYDGYAYQDPAQKFYGQESAYQAPGTSYPHESYKYPERYPAYASNYRQSSERERYSSYGSSQGYHHYPGYSSGKRYEQRHGQEHRHQQEPRYAHESRHGHGHYAHRPPKGSHHGYYGSGRGAGSEDYPQRNYRERERSEPVEKPRPKPKVETERDRLLRQWCSNFCEKPEDYVKKMNALSEADAPAESWVRSSPAEPYYERTKSENEVKGRVRLQKLCNLFDEELLQRAERVRQKLPVYVPPPRKARRRVCKHKHKSEACSSSSSSDEDSDDDAFKIEQDCCMEELSRKVQHPQRVHADLWHNDAGEMNDGPLCRCSAKSRRIGIRHGIYPGETGYKLCDPNSNNAGKLFHYRISISPPTNFLTKTPTIIKHDEHEFLFEGFSLLSHVRLTDLPVCKVIRFNIEYTIEYEEEKMPENFTIHELDLFFKYLFHELLELVDFNLMPNVVSGSAEESCPAFHFLPRFVRDLPDNGKEVLAMVEVLRYLLDNSAQLVERQQLLHLNQISQSEWQNYVDFIKGMLVTKPGHKPCSLRVDQLDRNNSDLPECVDRETGISHPAIVHFGIRPPQLSYAGNPEYQKAWREYVKFRHLMANMSKPSFKDKRKLEEKEQRLQEMRTQGRMKRNITVAISSEGFYRTGIMCDVVQHAMLVPVLTGHLRFHKSLDLLEESIGYSFKNRYLLQLALTHPSYKENYGTNPDHARNSLTNCGIRQPEYGDRKIHYMNTRKRGINTLVSIMSRFGKDHETVSNITHNERLEFLGDAVVEFLSSIHLFFMFPELEEGGLATYRAAIVQNQHLALLAKKLQLEEFMLYAHGSDLCHELELRHAMANCFEALMGALLLDGGIKVADEVFTDALFRQDDKLLSIWKNLPEHPLQEQEPLGDRNCIDSYRVLKELTKFEDSIGIKFKHIRLLARAFTDRSIGFTHLTLGSNQRLEFLGDTVLQLICSEYLYRHFPEHHEGHLSLLRSSLVNNRTQAVVCDDLGMPKYAVYANPKADLKTKDRADLLEAFLGALYVDKGLLYCEQFCHVCLFPRLQLFIMNQDWNDPKSKLQQCCLTLRTMDGGEPDIPYYKVVEASGPTNTRVYKVAVYFRSKRLATSSGSSIQQAEMNAAKQALENSRDLFPQLDHQKRVIAKSIKKQTGNELDNDSDRQHQEEKVKRPKYAAPLQDESHLPKQYRMHENISSDELPEDDDFESPAPKSPTMPLKLNRSGNSSSSSDSDGSSSSAKRQRRVRKSSSVSSLTSLG